A stretch of DNA from Paenibacillus albus:
ACCGCGACTGAATGGGATGACGCTGGACTGGAGCAGTATGAAGCAAGTTGACGGACTCGATCATGTGAAGAATATAAGTCTCTTTATCGAAGCGCCAAGCTATAATCAGCAGCAGCTCTTTCTAAAGACCGACGGAACCGTATGGAGGAGTGAGGGGAAGCTCGGCGAGGTGCATCAGGTTGCTAATCTTGATCACGTCGCAGATGTAAGCGGCAAGTTCGCTCTCAAGCAGGACGGGACCGTTTGGGCAGTAGATACGAGCTCTGCGACCAAGCTGCCGGAAGCATCTGATATTCAGATGATCAGAAGCAACGGAACTTCAACGGTGGCGATAGACAAGCAATCGCATCTCTGGTTCTGGGGAGCGACGTTCACTGGCATGTCGGACGGAACGGTTCTGCACGATCATACGCCGACGCAGCTTACGAGCTTGAGCGGGGTAACCGATGCTTTTGTCGTGGAGCGTACGCTGCTTGCTTTGACCAAGGATGGCCGTATGTATAGCACGTCGATTGATTTGGAGAAGATGGCCGTTGCCCCTCGATTCGAGCTTCTGACGGCTAATATTAGCAGCGCGAAAGCCGGATACCGCCATCTCATTATGCAGAAGAAAGACGGTACGCTGTGGGGATGGGGAGTCAACAAAGAAGCCATGCTTGGTAATGGAGACTACGAGTTTCAGCACACAACACCGGTGGCTGTCCAGAAACCGATAACGGTCGAACTAAACGGAGACAACATTGCGCTGAGCAACGGTGTCATCATTCAAGAGGGGCAAGCCTTCATTCCGCTTCGATCGATCTTCGAGAAGATGGGAGCGTCGGTCAAATGGGATCTCTATAGTAAAAAAGCGACCATTCAGAGCAAGGATGCTTCCACTCAAATCGAAATCAATTTCATGTCGAGCAATCACATGCTGAATGGAAAAACGATCAAGATGAGCGTTGAGCCTTTTATTGTTAATGGCTCTGTCTATTTGCCGCTACGTTTCATTAGCGAATCGCTTGGCGCAAAAGTGGATTGGGTGCAGCAGGAGAGCCGCATTGCGATTACGATGAAATAGTAATAATTGTAGTTACCCTTAACATTCGTTTGTGCAAATACGCATCTATCCCCTTCCTCTATGAGCGGACAATCATATCCTATAGAGAAAGAATAGGGAGGTAGGTGGTCAGGCTGGCTAACCAGTTACTGGACATGCGGTTGTCGGTGCACTCGAATACGAGCGGCGGCGATACGGAGCTGACGAATACGCCGCTGTTGATCGGCGATATCGGGCTGCAAACCGCAGGTGTAGCTTCTATTAATGCAAGCAATGCTCGCGTATTGTTGACGGGCACGGTTTCCGTTGCTAAGTTTTATGATCCTGATGTCGTCGTGTTAACCGAAGAGGCTATCCTCGCCTCGTTCATAACAATTACCATTGAGCGGGGCGGAACGGAGATTGCCGGTTCGGGGACGGTAATCTGGGAGGAAATTGTGGCTGTAGGCTTAGCTGAATTGACGATTGCGCCGCTAAGCATTAATGCGGGGGATTTTCCTCCTGCTGCATCCGTTTTAACCGGACAAATTCGTTATACGATGTTCATAAGCGTGGACAATCCGTTCTACTCGTATCGGTTCGAGCTGAGCGGCCCAGCTGTGCTGAACGGGATCGCCGCGGCCGGAACGACATAGAACGATGAGATGACTCCTGTACGTGACGGGAGTCATCTTTATTTTGCGCAATCGCGTTAATCCGAGAATGCACTGGCATTAAAGCTCTCAGGGCCGATACGCGTACATTCTTCAGACGAAAATAAAAAGAGCGAATAGACAAGCTCATGCGAAGCGGGAAAAGGAACATTGTAATCGGAAGCGATCAGATGGAGAACTTTAATGCCGGACTCGGCTTGACTGAACTCGTAGCGAGTGTAGCCGACAATCGGGTCCGTTGGCAGTAGGCCTCTGATGGCGCCAATCGCAACGACCTTGCCGCCTGGCTGCTTCTCCGGAATATCGATGGCGGCTATGCCGGACAGCTGCACACGGATAATGCCGGCTGCTCCGGTGACGTTTAGTCCGACCACACCGATCTTGGTTGGTGTATCGGCAGGCAGCAGGATGCTGATCGAATTGCCGTTGGAAGCATTTTGGGAGGTGCGGGCGTCTAGTAATTTGCTCAGGGGACATCCCTCCTTTGTGCTAGCGTATGCAGCCTTGTCCACATTGCTCACGGCAGCAGCTAGCTGATGAGAAAATATGGATACTAGTGGTATTAATGTATCCGATTAACAAAACATACATATACGGAAAACATCCTCTTAATAGAAGTGCATTAGTATAAACCCGTAACTATTATTAGGAGGTAGAATAATGAAACGGATGGGTAAGGGCATGAAGAGTGCGATTGCTGTAACAGCGGTAGCTGCAATTGCGATTACAAGCAGCGTTGCTGCTCAAACATCGACACAAGCGGATGCGGCATCTTCGAAGACGAAGAATGTCATTCTGTTCGTCGGCGACGGCATGGGTACGGCGCAGCGTGATGCGATTCGCCTTGCAACAGTCGGCGAGAAGGGCAAGCTGGCTATGGATGCAATGCCTTATGTCGGTTTATTACATACGAGCTCGACGACTCCGGTGACGGATTCCGCTGCGGCTGCGACTGCTTTTGCCAGCGGCGTGAAGACGTATAACGGTGCGATCGGCATGGACGAGAACAAGAAGTCTGTGAAGACAATTATGGAATATGCGAAGGAAGCGGGCAAATCGACGGGCGTCGTGACGACGAGCCAAGTAACGGATGCAACTGGCGCAGCTTTTGGCGCGCATGTTGAGAACCGTGCTCTGCAAAGCGATATCGCGCTGCAATACCTCACGAAGAGCAAGATCGATGTTATCCTCGGCGGCGGCGAAGATTTCTGGTACCCTGCGGGCGAGACAGGCAAGTTCAAGGACGAGCCGGCTGAAGATCCATCCGAGAAGAGCAAAGGCACGCAAGGCAATCTCGTAAACAAAGCGAAGCAGCTCGGCTACAGCTTCGTATCGAACAAGACGGATCTGGCAAAAGCAAAAGGTGGCAAGCTGCTTGGCCTGTTCTCAAATGAAGAAATGTTCCAGCAGCGTCCAGAGGGCGAAGGCGACATCTACAATCCGGTCGTATCGCTGCCTGCTATGACGAAGAAAGCGATTGATACGCTTGATGCGAATAAAAAAGGCTTCTTCTTGATGGTTGAAGAAGAAGGCACGGATGAGTTCGCGCACAGCAACAATGCGAAGATGACGATTAAAGCAGGCCAGCAGCTGGACAGCGCGGTTCAAGTAGCGAAGGATTATGCGAAGAAGAATCCGGACACGCTCGTGCTGGTACTTGCTGACCATGAAACAGGCGGCTTCTCTATCGAGGAAGTAAGCGCAGATGACGAGAGCGGCGACGGCATTTCGAAGGAAGACGGTCCATTCGCAATCGCGAACTCGAAGCTGAACTTCGTTGTCGACTGGACAACGTCCGGCCACACAGCGGTTGACGTACCGGTAACTGCAGCAGGCAAGAACGCAGAGCTGTTCTCCGGCGTTTACGAGAACACGGAGATCTTCACGAAGCTGATGCAATCGCTTGGATTTAAGAAGTAAGTTTTGAGTGAAGGGTTTACAGACCTCCATTCCCGCTAGTTGAAGGGGTGGAGGTTTTCTTGTTGTTGGGGGAGCGAGTGCAATGGGGAAAGCGGAGCGGCAAGAGTGGTACGGGGTACCACACATTGGTGGAAAACCGTCGAATGAAGTGAAAGTAGCTGGTCTGGTGGACTACATTAGCGGAAATCCGACGAATGGTGAAAGAAGCTGGTCTGGTGGACCACATAAGCTGAAGCGGATCACAGCCTGGCATCTCCCCCAGTAAAAACGAAAAAAGCGAACCACGGCCAATCGCCATGGTTCGCCCAACTCTGCTCAAGCTTACTTCGATCTCAAGAACGCATCCAATTGCTTCTGCTTCTCTTTAAGCACTTTATCGAGTCCGTTCGCGAGCTCTTTCTTCTGGAAGTCTTTTGCTTTTGATGGGTCAATTGCGCCTGTTTCCAGACCTGCGATATATTTGCTGCGGACGGTAACGAGAGCGGCTACTTGCGATTTCACCGGCTGAGCGTTGAACGTAAAGCCAAGCGCCGGAGATAGCTTCGCACCTTTGTTGAAGGCTTTGAATTGAGCCCATTTATCTGGAGCTTCCGTATTCCAAACATAGTTCAAGAACTGGTTGCCGAACATCCATGTCGCGCCTGGATTGTAGTTCGCTGCGCTTGGACCTGGTTTAATGATTTCGCTCGATTGTTTCTGGTAGTGAACGCCTTCGATACCGAAGTTAAGCAGGTTATTTAAGTATTTGTCGGAGTGGAGCAAATTGATGAACATCATCGCACGCGCCGGATCTTTGGACGTCGAGGAAATTCCGAGCATAGAGCCCGCTGTTTCGCCCGTCGATACGGTGCGGTCCGTCATGTTAATTTGCTTCAGCTTGCCAGCCAAGTTCGCGGCAATGGCGACTTCGGCATCTTTACCTGGCTTCAGCGAAGCAACGATCATGAATACGTTGCCCTTCTTCAAGGCATCCTGACCGGACAACTGCGTCGTTGCAGCATCTCTGTTGATATAACCTTTCTTGTAGAGACTGCGGGTTAATGCCAGCTGATCCATATACTTCTTATCGTCAAATCTTGTAATGACTTTCGTGCTTGTGCCGTCTTTGCGGATCAGTCCTTCGATCGTCGTATCGCCAAGGTAATCCTGCTGCATGAAATAGTGGGAGTTGAAGTTATCGCCGTCACGCAGGAAGAGCGGCGTCATGCTTGGCATTTTCTTCTTGACCGACGCCAGAATCGGCGCGAGATCATTGACGGATTTGACTGCGTTCAGCTGAGAGGTGAGGCCGAGCTTGTCGGCGATATCTTTGCGGTAGATGACGCCGCCTTGTGCAGCCAATTCTTTGTTCGTCGGAATGCCGTAGTTATGGCCATTTACTTTAGACCCCTTCAGGAAAGCAGGATCTAGCGTCCGGGTGATGTCTTTGCCGTATTGCGCGATCAAGTTGCCGGCAGGACCTCTGGAATCGTCGAGTGCTAGAAACACATTTTTAGCTACGTCGTTAGCATGGCCATTCCATTGCGCTGTGAAGATAATGTCCATCGGCTCGCGGCTTGCTTTAAGCAGGTTCATTTTGCTGTCCCATTGACCCCAATCGATTGGAATCAAGTCGATCGTCGCATTGATTTTCGACTTCAAATACGTGTTCATTTTCGCTTCTACTTTGGCTTCATCCTTCGCCGGAGAGCCCGGATAGTACAACGTCAGCTTGTATGGCGCAAGTGAGCTGCTGGATGCGGCGCTCGCTACCGGTAACGCGGATAAGACCAGGCTAGCCCCAACAAGGAGAGAGATGCTTCTTCCCAGCTTTCTTTTTCCTACGAACATGTGGTAGTGCCTCCCTTATAAATTTAAGTGCGATGTATACTCAACCGGATGAACCGGATAGAGCCGCTTTTGAACTTCTCCACTCTGCCTTCTCGTTATCCCTTTATTGCTCCGACTGTTAACCCTTTAATGAAGAAGCGCTGGAAGAAGGGGTACGCGAACACGATTGGGCCAATACCGACAACGGCCATCGCCATGGTTACCGTCTCTGTGGGCAGTTGGTAATCCGGATTTTGAGCCAAAATCGCGGAGTAAGCCGTTGAGTTGGCGCTCAGGAAGGTAATATCGAGCAGCGCCTGATACATACGGAACTGGATCGTATACAGCGTATCGTCATTAATGAAGAGCAAGCTCAGAAACCAATCGTTCCAGTAGTTCAGCGTACAGAACAATCCGACAGTCGCAAGGACGGGCAGCGACAGCGGCAGCACGATCTGGGCGAATATGCGCCATTCCCCGGCACCGTCGATTTTCGCGGATTCCAGGAGCGCAGGTGGTACGGAATGCGTGAAGAAGGTGCGAATAAGCAGGACGAAGAAGGGCTGGACGAACATCGGAATCATGAGCACCCATAAGTTATCCCGCAGATGCAAGCCCTGTGTATACAGGAGATAGAAAGGAACAAGTCCGCTGTTGAACAGAAGTGTGAAGAACATGATGAAGGAGAACACTTTGCGATGCGGAAAGTCTTGTCTCGATATCGGATACGCATAAAGCGCCATCGTAATAAGCGCGATCAGCGTTCCGCCTAACGTAACGAGGATGGAAACGCCATACGATCTGACGATGCTCTCCCAGTCGCTGAGTAGGAAGTCGTATGCTCCGGTACTGAACTTCTCCGGCCACAGCTTATAACCGTCTACCAGCACGCTATTCTCGTCCGAGAAGGACACCGCGATGACGAGTAGGAGAGGCAGCACGCAAAGTATCGTGTAGAAGCAGAAGAACCCATTAATTAGAAAGTTGGGAAAGCTTGCGATTTCATTGAAATGCTTCTTCCGTTTGACTGCGACAGTCGCCATTAAGAGTCCCCCTTAGAACAATGCATCGTCTTTACTGATCCGACGAATGACCAAATTTGACAGCAGCACCAGCATGAACCCGACGAGCGCTTGATAGAGACCGGCCGCGGAAGACATGCCGATATCGGCGCTTACAATAAAGCCTTGGTACACGTAGGTATCGATGACGAGTGTCGTGTCGTAGAGGATGCCCGAATTGCGAGTCACCTGGAAGAACAAGCCGAAATCAGAATAGAAAATGCGGCCGATCTGCAGCAGCGTCAGAACGATGATGACTGGGCGAATCAATGGGAGCGTAATACTGCGGATTTGACGCCATTTGGAAGCACCGTCTATCGTTGCCGCTTCGTAATACTCCTGGTCGATTCCGATAATAGCGGCCAAGAAGATAACCGCGTAATACCCGATCCCTTTCCACGTATTAATGATGGGCAGAATAATCGGCCACCACTTCGGCTCCGAGTACCAGTCGATCGGCTCGACACCGAACCAAGGAAGCACGACCCGGTTCAAGATACCGATGTCCGGATTTAAGAAAGCGTATACAAGATACGAAATGACGATCATCGACAGAAAGTAAGGAAGGAACATGACCGACTGGTGCAGCTTCGCGAGCCGGCGGTTTCTCATGGCATTGAAGAGGAGGGCGAACGTAACGCCGATGACCAAATTCAAGAAGATGAAGACAGCGTTGTACAGCAGCGTGTTGCGGGTAATCGTCCAAGCGTCGGTCGTGCTGAACAAGTAATCGAAGTTGGCTAACCCGACCCATTTGCTGTGCATGAAGCTTTGGAAGAAACTGTCGGCTGTATATTCAATTTGCTTAAAAGCGATTAAAGAGCCGATCATCGGGATGTAATTGTTCAGCAGCAGCACAAGCAGTGCAGGAGCCATCATGATATAAAAAGGCCCGAACCGCTTCCAATAGCCGATGTTTTGTTTGGTTCGCGTTTTTCGCACGGGCTTCCTCAATGCGGCGTCCACAGCTTCCGTAGTTGGCGGCATCCCATCACCATCCTTTCTTTCTCTTGTACCTTTATTGTAAAGGAGCGGGAATAAAGCCATCTATCTACTGCGGTGACTGACATAGCACTGTGGTGACATTTATTGGGGAGAGTCTAGCAGTTTCGTGAAATTCTAATAATTTATAAGTTTCACGGTATAAATGAGCTTAGAATTCTCCGGAATGAAACGCGCTGCGCCGCCAAAAGGATGGCGGCAGCCGTTTCACCTTGCTAATGTAGATTTTGATGCATTTTGCGATACTCTTGGGGGGATAAGCCTGTCATCTTCTTGAATAGCTTGGCAAAATAGGAGAAATGGACATAGCCAACCTCTTCCGCGATATTGCTCACTTTATCGTTCGTTTCGATTAAGCACCGCTTCGCGCGTTCGATGCGTATTTCCGTAATGTAGTCGGATAAAGAATTTCCTGTCTCCTTGCGATACAGACGCGACAAGTAAGCGGGGTTGCGGTAGACGGAAGCGGCGATGTCGTCGCGGGTCAGCTCCGTATGCAAATTCTCATGAATGAACGATTGAACCTTCGCGATGACAGCGGACGCTTCGCGCGGACGATCTGCGATGGCTTGTCCCATTTTGTAAACCATTTTGGCGGCCCATGCCAGCAGCTGGATTGAATTTCGCGGAACTTGGTACTCTCTTAACTCACTGACTGTGAAAATATCGTAGATAGAGAAACCTTTGCGATAAGCGACGCGATACAGCATGCTCATCATGCCATAGTGGAATAGCTCCAGCGCTTCACGGCTCGCCTGCTCGGTCTGCCATTGCTTCAGCGTGTCCTCGACTAGCATGCCGAGCTGTTCATAACCGCCGTTATCGAGCAGAGCTCCCCAATCCGTGAACGAAGGAAGTTGAATGCCCGTACCGGTACTGCTCATCTCATAGCCGCGCGAATCTGCATCCTGAACAGACTGAGGTGCGGACACGTTGGACCGCTCCAATTGCTGCAGCCGCTCAAGCGAGCTGGCAAGCCCGCCTATTCCAGAGACTTCACCAACATAGCAGGATACTCTGCAGTGGAAATAACTTTGGCAAGCCTCTACATATTCACGGCATTTGCGTAGCAAAGCAGCGCGATCAACGGTGGCGCCGTCGTTCAAATAGAGCAGCACCATGTTCAGTTCGTTGCGGTCTTGCAGCACGGTGCCCGGCCAATCCCCTAATATAATCTCCGCAGCGGATTTCCGCAAAGCGTACTCCATAATACTTTCATCGCGCGTATCGAGCTCGATATCCCAATGTTCAATGCTGAGCAGTACCGGAAGAATCTTGCCTCCCTGACTAAGCGGAATGTCGAAGTATTCGAATTGACGCTTCAGCCGTTCAGGCGTCAGACGTACGCGGCCGGAGAGCAGCTCTTGCCAGAAACGCTCCACCAGGATGGGAAGCTGGTTCTTCCATTGCCTGCGGGTGAGTTCAATAACCTCCTCGAATTGCTGCTGTTCTCTTCGCAGCTCGATCTCGGCCAGAGCACGTTTCACCACTTCCTTCAGCGCATCGTGATCGACAGGCTTCAAGATGTAGTCGAAGCAGCCGTTATGCAGCGCTTCCTGCGCGTAATCGAACCTCGCATGCCCCGTAAGGAAGATGGTCAGCGCTCCCGGGCAGTTATCACGAGTCCAGCGCAGCAACTCCAATCCGTTCAAGCCGGGCATTTCAATATCGGAAATGATAAGATCCACGGGATGCTTCTCTAGCAGCGAGATCGCCTCAGCTGCATCTTCTGCGCCCATAATACTGTGGATCGGTAGATCGCTCCAATCAATGCCTTGCGTAATTCCCTTCAGCGCGTAGATCTCATCGTCGACGACAAGCATGCTAACCATCCGAGTAGTCCCCCTTGTTCCGTATGAGTGTAAGTTTACATGCAATTGTTATTGTCCCTCTTCGAATGTGCTCGTCCCGTGCAGCGGCAGCCGCATACGGACAATCGCCCCTCCGGCTTCGCCGTTCAGGAACTCGATCCCGCCTTCATCGCCGTACAGCATGCGGAAGCGGCGGAGAATGTTCCAGATTCCCAGATGATGTTCGCCTGCTTCTTCGAAATGCTCGCCGCTTTGCAAGCCTTCCATAAAGGCCTCTGGAAATCCCGGTCCGTTATCCATGATTGTCAGCATGAGGAGCTGATCCGGCTTCTCATCGTCATGGCTTGAGGAGATGGAGATACGGAACGGCGTGCCGTCTTGAACTTTCTTGGTGAAGCCGTGGATGACCGAATTTTCGACGAAAGGCTGCAGCAGCAGCGGGGACAGCTGCACGGGCAAATGCTCGGGGAGCACTTGAATGTCATACTCCAGCTTCGTCACGTAGCGGATTTTCTGAATTTCTAGATAATGCTCGATATGCCGAATTTCATCCTCAAGCGTAACTACGGTCCGATGCCCGAGCATTAAGAAACGGAAGTAGTCGGCCAGATGCAGGCTCATCTTCTGTACCAGTTTGTAGTCCTTCAGCGCGGCCAAATTATAAATGATATTGAGGCTGTTCATATAGAAATGGGGATTGATTTGAATCTGGAGATGTTTATACTCTGCCTTCTGGACGCGGATCTGTTCCTCGTACACGTCGATTTTGAGCTTCTCGATCTGTTCAGCCATGAGGTTGAATGTGCTCGACATGAAGGTGAATTCACTGTTACCAGGGACCGCCGGCAGCCGAACATTGAATCGACCTTGACCCAGCTTCCGCATGCCTCGGATGAGTGCGACCAAAGGCTTGAACATCACTCTTTGCAAGAACAGGAGATAGAAGGATAAGACGATGGCTACGGTCAGTGGAATCCAGATGTACAGCATTTTTTGAAAATAAGGCAGGTTCTTCAGCGTATAGGTTTCAGGAATGACGATCATATAGTGGATATCCGAGATTGCCGAGGGCTGGGTTATGACGAGAAAATGGCTGTGGTTCCATGACGTACGGCCCTGCTTGGTCATCTCCACAATATCGTTATGTACGACGCTCTCTTGAACGACAGGCAGCGGCGAGTTCGTCAGCGGATTGCCTGCCGGATCAACGACAAATGTCGCCCCGTCGGGACCTACGTCAAATTGGCTGAGCTCTTCGTTTAATCGGTCAATTTGCACCAATGCTCCCATATAGACGCCGGAGCCGAGATCGACCGTTTTTATGAGGTAATTCGTGTCGTGCGGAATGGAGAAACGCTCCCAGCGCTGCATCTCTTCGGGCAAATCCTTAGAGGCCAGCTTCGTGGTGTACTTCAGCAGAGCATCTTGCACCTCGGCGAAGTGGAAGCTGTATTGGGTGGAGAAGAACATGTCGTCATCTTTGCGGGAATAGACGAAGAAGGTGTCGACCTTATTGTAGTAGCCCGTATCGAGCAGGAAGCGCCGGGTCAGCTCCATCTTCGCCATCGTATAGTCCGAATCGTCATCTTCCAAAGAGAGCGTTTGTATCGTTTGAATGTCGGGGTCGCCTTGCATGCGGTACAAATAACGCATCGTTTCCTGGAGGATGGCGTCGTTATTCTTCACTTGCTGCTCCATCAGGTTGTTATAGTGCAGCGATATCTGGTCACGCACGACGTTCGTCGCATAAACGTTGTTGTAGACAAGGAAGAACGCCATAGGCGCGGTCAACAATAAGAAGCCGAACACGATCTTGAACCGAACGGACTGCATAAATTGCATGGTTCCCCATCCTTCGCGCCGTAGTATCCAGGTTATTCCAGACTAATTCAAGCATACTCCAGACAAATGAAAGCGGCAACAAAAACTAGGCCTATCGTCGCAGGGTTGGAAAAGATGAAAGGGGCTGCCCCTCAAGTCTATGCGACTTTTGGGACAGCCCCTTTTCTTATAAAAGCTAATGCTAGGAGTGCTGGCGCTTCACCGTCCAGCCGGTTGTCGGCGGTTCGACGACGAATTTGTGCGGTTTGCCATCCGTGTCTTCGATGGTGAGCATGAGTCCGCCTTCGGTTGGTAGAATATCATGCACTTCGCCACCTGGGATGAGCTCTTGGACAAGCGGCTCCAGGATCGGGATGAGAGTATCCTCGAGCTGCATCCGCACCATATGCCACTGCGGTGCAGGAGCGGATGCGGGATATCCGCTCGCAGGTGCGCCAAGCGCCGCCGCCAGCTCAAGCGGATCTCCTTTGGCTGGCAGCGTTGTGCCGGCTCCGACCGAAGCGACAAAACGCAAACAGAGCTCAATCGTATTCAGCACCTCAGCATAGTTGGTGCTGCCGTTGGCACAGCGGATTTCGACCGTCCCAATATCGAACCATGCGGCCGTATTAATGCCGCAACGATGGGATTGCGGGCGTCCGCTATGGCGAACCGACTCTTTGCGTGGCTCCGCTGCGAAGCGGTCCCGCATCTCCTTCGTTACGCGCGGACAATAGATCCGCCGATGCTCGCTCATTTGCAGCAGCTGCTCTAGCGAAGCCTGATGGAGCAGCGCTGCATCCAGCATGGGAAGGACAGCCTCCTGTCCCCACGGCTCAAGTCCGACATGGATATGCAGACCGCAGCTCCAATTGGCGGATGCGCCTTGCGCTTCCAGTCGGTCCAACATAACGCGGAGCTGTTCGCGCTCTGACCACAGCATCGGTGGAGGCTTAAGCTCGCTTCCCGATTTCGCGCCGGTTTCATCCAGCTGGTGCTCATCCAGCGACATGATCCAGCCGGGCAGCAGCTGGAGATCTTCCGGCTTGCCTCCTACAAATTCAATCTCAACTCCAAAACGCAGCATTTTCCAATCAACAACAGATGGCCACATGCCAATCACCGTTCCTCTCAATTGTGGTTGCTAGCTGGCTATATGAGAGAGTAGGCGGGCCTCGGACACGTAGAGCGTACCTGGCATATGCGGCTTAACGGGGGATCTTTATTCTCGGCATCGCTGCACACCTCCTGGGTAGGATTTTTGGTTACTCCATCAATTCGCTAGGTCCCACTGCTATTCCTCTCTCAAAAATGCACGCTTATCTAGTTCATCTACCTGCGGGCGTTCATAACATATAGGGAAAAGATAGGGAGGTGGTTAAGCATGGCGAATCAATTTTTGGACATGCGGCTTTCGGTTCACTCGGGCGATAGTGGAGGAACGACAGTATTGTCGTCTACGCCGCTGTTAATCGGCGATATCGGGCTGCAAACGGCAGGAGTTTCTCCTTTCAACGTCAGCAATGTTCGTGCACTGCTTACGGGCACAGCCTCGGTTGCCAAGGTGTTTGCGCCTGAACCAACAGAGGAAGAGATACCTGATCTCACTGCGCGGATTACGATTACGGTGGAGCGTAACGGAACTGGCACGGCCGGCACGGGAACTGTCATTCTCGAAGAGATCGTACAGGTAGGCGTCGCGCAGACGACGGTTGCTCCGCTTAGCGTAAGCATCGGCGATTTCCCTCCGGCAGCTGCAGTGGAAGCCGGTCAAATTCGGTACACGATGTTCATCAGCGTGGACAATCCGTTATCCATCGCATTCCAATTTTTGCTGATCGGCCCTGCTGTATTTAACGGCGTCGCTACAGCCGGCACAACCTAATGTATTCTGCTTTGGACGCAATCTTACGTGCTTCAAGTAAGGTTGCGTCTTTTTTTGATGGGGCGGGGAAAAGATAGAGAGAACCGCGCAGAGTTAAGAGGAACTTGTAAAAGTTGTGGGTTACAAGCATCACGCAGACTACTAGCTGCCGTGGAATTGGGAGCATATTCGGAGGTTAGCTGCGGGGTGGCCAGGTGAGGTGAGCGGATGGATCTAGGGTAATTTGATTAGTTTAGGTAACGTTTGAGCAAGAGAGGAACCGAGTACCACACATTCTCATTTCCTCTACCCAGCCGACGTTCACGCATCTAGCGAACACTCATGTCATGCGCGCGCCACGAGCCTCGCGTCAAGCGCACACAAAGAAAGAGCCGGCCCCAGGCCGACTCTTTCTTTCATTATGGCAATGCAACGCCGCGCGAAGCGACGTA
This window harbors:
- a CDS encoding response regulator, with the translated sequence MVSMLVVDDEIYALKGITQGIDWSDLPIHSIMGAEDAAEAISLLEKHPVDLIISDIEMPGLNGLELLRWTRDNCPGALTIFLTGHARFDYAQEALHNGCFDYILKPVDHDALKEVVKRALAEIELRREQQQFEEVIELTRRQWKNQLPILVERFWQELLSGRVRLTPERLKRQFEYFDIPLSQGGKILPVLLSIEHWDIELDTRDESIMEYALRKSAAEIILGDWPGTVLQDRNELNMVLLYLNDGATVDRAALLRKCREYVEACQSYFHCRVSCYVGEVSGIGGLASSLERLQQLERSNVSAPQSVQDADSRGYEMSSTGTGIQLPSFTDWGALLDNGGYEQLGMLVEDTLKQWQTEQASREALELFHYGMMSMLYRVAYRKGFSIYDIFTVSELREYQVPRNSIQLLAWAAKMVYKMGQAIADRPREASAVIAKVQSFIHENLHTELTRDDIAASVYRNPAYLSRLYRKETGNSLSDYITEIRIERAKRCLIETNDKVSNIAEEVGYVHFSYFAKLFKKMTGLSPQEYRKMHQNLH
- a CDS encoding cache domain-containing sensor histidine kinase; translation: MQFMQSVRFKIVFGFLLLTAPMAFFLVYNNVYATNVVRDQISLHYNNLMEQQVKNNDAILQETMRYLYRMQGDPDIQTIQTLSLEDDDSDYTMAKMELTRRFLLDTGYYNKVDTFFVYSRKDDDMFFSTQYSFHFAEVQDALLKYTTKLASKDLPEEMQRWERFSIPHDTNYLIKTVDLGSGVYMGALVQIDRLNEELSQFDVGPDGATFVVDPAGNPLTNSPLPVVQESVVHNDIVEMTKQGRTSWNHSHFLVITQPSAISDIHYMIVIPETYTLKNLPYFQKMLYIWIPLTVAIVLSFYLLFLQRVMFKPLVALIRGMRKLGQGRFNVRLPAVPGNSEFTFMSSTFNLMAEQIEKLKIDVYEEQIRVQKAEYKHLQIQINPHFYMNSLNIIYNLAALKDYKLVQKMSLHLADYFRFLMLGHRTVVTLEDEIRHIEHYLEIQKIRYVTKLEYDIQVLPEHLPVQLSPLLLQPFVENSVIHGFTKKVQDGTPFRISISSSHDDEKPDQLLMLTIMDNGPGFPEAFMEGLQSGEHFEEAGEHHLGIWNILRRFRMLYGDEGGIEFLNGEAGGAIVRMRLPLHGTSTFEEGQ
- a CDS encoding amidoligase family protein gives rise to the protein MWPSVVDWKMLRFGVEIEFVGGKPEDLQLLPGWIMSLDEHQLDETGAKSGSELKPPPMLWSEREQLRVMLDRLEAQGASANWSCGLHIHVGLEPWGQEAVLPMLDAALLHQASLEQLLQMSEHRRIYCPRVTKEMRDRFAAEPRKESVRHSGRPQSHRCGINTAAWFDIGTVEIRCANGSTNYAEVLNTIELCLRFVASVGAGTTLPAKGDPLELAAALGAPASGYPASAPAPQWHMVRMQLEDTLIPILEPLVQELIPGGEVHDILPTEGGLMLTIEDTDGKPHKFVVEPPTTGWTVKRQHS